The following are encoded together in the Bradyrhizobium genosp. L genome:
- a CDS encoding adenylate/guanylate cyclase domain-containing protein, translating to MERRLAAILCADIAGYSRMMGADEAGTHASFKAHRSAIYPIILNHGGRIVKNTGDGFLLEFPSIIGAIEAAVAMQTVMAERNEHLPAERAMHFRMGVHMGDVMADEDEVFGDDVNIAVRLETVAAPGGIAVSEKARTEAGRRLAITLVDAGPHRFKNIAEPLNVWTWAPEGSDLQEKLPQDGPHLPGQYRTAIVGVLPFDNHSGRDDEYFSDGLTEDLIHALSLQSFYRVLSRNSTFAYKGKNVGTRLIAREIDASYLIQGSVRRAGNKIRVTAELIAPEKGEQLWTGRYDRDMGDLFAMQDEITANLSAAVAQEIYRAEASAPARSPNSELTAWDRFLKGLSHYYHQTKNDFETAIALFKEAIELDPALSIARAYLALIQIQAIQFGWVPGTRETWAASVALAESSVRLDPRSSFAFSLLAYLHAMQGHYEAAMDAIKRAIELNPYDMGARGVLGICHMVIGDHRKAVELFSAAVQRGNSDPRYQWAALNAFSHYLLGQYDASLSWSREGLYLNPNHLQCLAARTAALAQLGRAEEAAQAAEALLANHPGLTVERHLRNFHWKNPADIAHYRDGLLKAGVPFGKLALVASTSKFAVDS from the coding sequence ATGGAAAGACGGCTCGCTGCCATTCTTTGCGCTGACATCGCCGGCTATTCCCGCATGATGGGTGCCGACGAGGCGGGCACGCATGCCTCGTTCAAGGCACATCGCAGCGCGATCTACCCCATTATCCTCAACCATGGCGGCCGGATCGTCAAAAACACCGGCGACGGCTTCCTGCTGGAGTTTCCGAGCATCATCGGCGCGATCGAGGCTGCGGTCGCGATGCAGACCGTGATGGCCGAGCGCAACGAGCATCTGCCGGCCGAGCGCGCCATGCATTTCCGGATGGGCGTCCACATGGGCGACGTCATGGCCGACGAGGACGAGGTGTTCGGCGACGACGTCAACATCGCGGTCCGTCTCGAGACGGTCGCCGCCCCCGGCGGCATCGCGGTCTCGGAGAAGGCGCGCACCGAGGCGGGGCGGCGCCTTGCCATCACCCTGGTCGATGCCGGCCCGCACCGTTTCAAGAACATCGCCGAGCCGCTCAACGTCTGGACCTGGGCGCCGGAGGGATCCGACCTCCAGGAGAAGCTCCCGCAGGACGGCCCGCATCTGCCGGGGCAATACCGCACCGCGATCGTCGGCGTGCTGCCGTTCGACAATCACTCGGGCCGCGACGACGAATATTTCTCCGACGGCCTGACCGAGGACCTGATCCACGCGCTGTCGCTGCAATCCTTCTACCGCGTGCTGAGCCGCAACTCGACCTTCGCCTACAAGGGCAAGAACGTCGGCACCCGCCTGATCGCGCGCGAGATCGACGCCAGCTATCTGATCCAGGGCTCGGTGCGCCGCGCCGGCAACAAGATCCGCGTCACGGCGGAGTTGATCGCCCCGGAAAAAGGCGAGCAGCTGTGGACCGGCCGCTATGACCGCGACATGGGCGACCTGTTCGCGATGCAGGACGAGATCACCGCCAATCTCTCCGCCGCGGTCGCCCAGGAGATCTATCGCGCCGAGGCGTCCGCGCCGGCCCGCTCGCCGAATTCCGAGCTGACGGCGTGGGACCGCTTCCTGAAGGGCCTGTCGCACTACTATCACCAGACCAAGAACGACTTCGAAACCGCGATCGCGCTGTTCAAGGAGGCGATCGAGCTCGACCCCGCGCTCTCGATCGCGCGCGCCTATCTCGCGCTGATCCAGATCCAGGCCATCCAGTTCGGCTGGGTTCCCGGCACGCGCGAGACCTGGGCGGCGTCGGTTGCGCTTGCCGAGAGCAGCGTCCGGCTCGACCCGCGCTCCTCCTTCGCGTTCTCGCTGCTCGCCTATCTGCACGCGATGCAGGGCCACTACGAAGCGGCGATGGACGCCATCAAGCGCGCCATCGAGCTCAACCCCTACGACATGGGCGCGCGCGGCGTGCTCGGCATCTGCCACATGGTGATCGGTGATCATCGCAAGGCGGTCGAGCTGTTCTCCGCCGCGGTCCAGCGCGGCAACAGCGATCCGCGCTATCAATGGGCGGCGCTGAACGCCTTCAGCCATTATCTGCTCGGCCAGTATGACGCATCGCTGTCCTGGTCGCGCGAGGGGCTGTATCTCAACCCGAACCATTTGCAGTGCCTGGCGGCGCGCACTGCGGCGCTGGCTCAGCTCGGACGCGCCGAGGAGGCCGCGCAGGCCGCCGAGGCGCTGCTCGCCAACCATCCGGGGCTGACGGTCGAGCGTCATCTGCGCAATTTCCACTGGAAGAACCCGGCCGACATCGCCCATTACCGCGATGGCCTCTTGAAAGCCGGCGTCCCCTTCGGCAAACTCGCCCTGGTTGCATCGACGTCGAAATTCGCCGTGGACTCCTGA
- a CDS encoding LysE family translocator — protein sequence MLGIHELWLFVLSGLLLNITPGPDTAYIIGRTIQLGWRGGTAAALGISAGCVVHVLGAAIGLSALLMASSAAFLVVKLVGAAYLVLTGLQMLLTRAKPVAEMAAQGGETAIWRVFWQGALTNVLNPKVALFFLAFLPQFVAADAPHKTLAFLVLGLIFITTGTLWCLAIAAFAARAAGRIRQSAGMIAWINRSLGALFIYLGVRVALLEAR from the coding sequence ATGCTCGGAATCCACGAACTCTGGCTCTTCGTCCTGTCGGGCCTCCTGCTCAATATCACCCCGGGGCCGGATACCGCTTATATCATTGGGCGCACGATTCAGCTCGGATGGCGCGGCGGAACGGCTGCGGCGCTCGGCATCAGCGCCGGCTGCGTCGTTCACGTGCTGGGCGCGGCCATCGGGCTGTCGGCGCTGTTGATGGCATCGTCCGCCGCGTTCCTCGTCGTCAAGCTGGTCGGCGCGGCCTATCTGGTGCTGACCGGCCTGCAGATGCTGCTGACGCGCGCCAAGCCGGTCGCGGAGATGGCGGCGCAGGGCGGCGAGACCGCAATTTGGCGGGTGTTCTGGCAGGGCGCGCTGACCAACGTCCTGAACCCGAAGGTGGCGCTGTTCTTCCTCGCCTTCCTGCCGCAATTCGTGGCGGCCGATGCCCCGCACAAGACGCTGGCCTTCCTGGTGCTCGGGCTGATCTTCATCACCACGGGGACGCTGTGGTGTCTCGCGATCGCGGCCTTTGCGGCGCGGGCCGCCGGCCGCATCCGCCAATCCGCCGGAATGATCGCCTGGATCAACCGCTCACTCGGCGCGCTCTTCATCTATCTCGGCGTCCGCGTCGCGCTGCTGGAGGCGCGTTAG
- a CDS encoding SDR family NAD(P)-dependent oxidoreductase — protein sequence MAGILDGKAALVTGGGSGIGRATAVAMAREGARVAVSDLSKEGIDQTVALINAAGGQSIAIQGDVTDEASVANMVARTVSAFGRLDCAFNNAGVAGRSVGPPGQRIHELTQASVAKMFSVNLMGVFLCLKYEVAEMLKQGGGGAIVNTASIAGLIGLATSGHYVATKHGVVGLTKSAAIEYAQDGIRVNCVNPGYIKTPMTKETMDERYDEIIAKVPVRRLGVPEEIAEAVVWMCSDKASFMTGASHVVDGGYSAA from the coding sequence ATGGCGGGCATTCTGGACGGCAAGGCTGCATTGGTGACGGGCGGCGGCTCCGGCATCGGCCGGGCAACGGCGGTCGCCATGGCGCGCGAAGGCGCGCGCGTGGCGGTGTCCGATCTGTCGAAGGAGGGGATCGACCAGACGGTCGCGCTGATCAATGCCGCCGGCGGCCAGTCGATCGCGATCCAGGGCGATGTCACCGACGAGGCCAGCGTCGCGAACATGGTGGCCCGCACCGTTTCCGCATTCGGGCGCCTCGATTGCGCATTCAACAATGCCGGCGTGGCCGGGCGCTCCGTCGGCCCGCCTGGCCAGCGCATCCATGAGCTCACGCAGGCCAGCGTGGCGAAGATGTTCTCGGTGAATCTGATGGGCGTGTTCCTGTGCCTGAAATACGAGGTCGCCGAGATGCTCAAGCAGGGCGGCGGCGGCGCGATCGTCAACACGGCGTCGATCGCCGGGCTGATCGGCCTCGCCACGTCGGGCCACTATGTCGCGACCAAGCACGGCGTCGTCGGACTGACCAAGTCCGCCGCGATCGAATATGCCCAGGACGGCATCCGCGTGAATTGCGTCAACCCCGGATACATCAAGACGCCGATGACCAAGGAGACCATGGACGAACGTTACGACGAGATCATCGCCAAGGTGCCGGTCCGTCGCCTGGGCGTGCCCGAGGAAATCGCGGAAGCCGTGGTCTGGATGTGCTCGGACAAGGCGTCCTTCATGACCGGCGCCTCGCACGTGGTCGACGGCGGATATAGCGCGGCCTAA